A genomic segment from Candidatus Brocadia sinica JPN1 encodes:
- a CDS encoding potassium channel family protein, translating to MRQFAVIGLGRFGRKIAETLAKKGAPVIAIDSNQELVEKVSDFVTKSIQMDSTDEKALLAGGIKDVDVAVVSMGEDIESSVLTTALLKNLDIKEIVARACTPLHAQILKMVGATRVVFPEEDMGIRVANSILSPGVLEYIELGADYTLAEIEAKSESIGHSISELDLRTKYGINVLIVKRKIYEAGENREEPIEKEVKVLPTSDYKIQEGDILVVVGSSEDIESFEKHMK from the coding sequence ATGAGACAGTTTGCTGTAATTGGATTGGGAAGATTTGGCCGCAAGATAGCTGAGACATTAGCGAAAAAAGGCGCTCCTGTCATTGCGATTGACAGCAATCAGGAATTGGTGGAAAAAGTAAGCGATTTTGTCACAAAGTCCATTCAGATGGACAGCACTGATGAGAAGGCGCTGTTGGCTGGAGGTATCAAAGATGTAGATGTGGCAGTGGTAAGCATGGGTGAGGATATTGAGTCGAGTGTCCTTACAACGGCGCTTCTGAAAAATCTGGATATTAAAGAAATTGTTGCAAGGGCATGCACGCCGCTCCACGCACAAATATTAAAGATGGTGGGCGCTACCCGCGTCGTATTTCCTGAAGAAGATATGGGCATTCGGGTAGCCAACAGCATCCTTTCGCCTGGCGTCCTGGAATATATTGAATTGGGCGCCGATTATACCCTTGCAGAGATTGAGGCAAAGAGCGAAAGTATCGGGCATTCAATCAGTGAGCTGGACTTGAGGACAAAATACGGGATCAATGTCCTGATTGTTAAAAGAAAGATTTATGAAGCGGGAGAAAACAGAGAAGAACCAATAGAAAAAGAAGTTAAGGTTTTGCCTACCTCCGATTATAAGATTCAGGAAGGGGACATCCTTGTCGTTGTCGGTAGCAGTGAGGACATCGAATCTTTTGAGAAACACATGAAGTAG
- a CDS encoding ParA family protein, protein MRSIALTNQKGGVAKTTTTVNLGACLAQMGKRVLLVDLDPQGNLSSWLGLDIHSLERSMYNVFLEEVYFEEILTKTCVENMTLAPANVALAGVERILAHEKGRDLILRKRLSSVAGKYDYIMLDCPPSLGLITINALTFVKEVFIPLETKVLALNGLVTLMNTVQVVKERLNHNLEVTGIIACRFDGRTNLSNEVYNQIKERFTEKVFHSIIRENTRLAECPISGKPITLYAPDSPGAIDYTNLAKEVLEREKTTVDR, encoded by the coding sequence ATGCGGAGCATCGCTTTAACAAATCAAAAGGGGGGAGTGGCAAAGACAACGACCACTGTTAATCTCGGCGCCTGCCTTGCGCAGATGGGCAAAAGGGTGCTTTTAGTTGATCTGGATCCCCAGGGAAATCTCAGTTCATGGTTAGGACTTGATATCCACAGCCTCGAACGGTCTATGTACAATGTGTTTTTGGAAGAGGTCTATTTTGAAGAAATTCTGACGAAGACATGCGTTGAAAATATGACCCTGGCGCCCGCCAATGTGGCGCTGGCAGGTGTTGAACGGATTCTTGCCCATGAAAAAGGCAGAGACCTCATTCTGCGGAAACGTCTGTCGTCAGTTGCAGGCAAATATGATTATATCATGTTGGATTGTCCGCCCTCGCTGGGACTGATTACCATTAATGCATTAACCTTTGTCAAAGAGGTCTTCATTCCGTTAGAAACGAAGGTACTGGCCCTAAATGGTCTGGTAACCTTGATGAATACCGTACAGGTGGTTAAAGAAAGACTGAATCACAACCTGGAGGTAACTGGTATCATTGCCTGTCGGTTTGATGGTCGGACAAATCTCAGTAACGAGGTGTACAATCAGATTAAAGAACGTTTTACCGAGAAGGTTTTTCATTCCATTATCAGAGAAAATACCCGCCTTGCAGAATGTCCTATCTCCGGAAAACCGATTACCCTGTACGCACCGGATAGTCCGGGCGCCATAGACTACACGAATTTAGCGAAAGAAGTATTGGAAAGAGAGAAAACTACCGTTGATCGGTGA
- a CDS encoding ABC transporter substrate-binding protein, with product MVNHGKTIVFWSALIFIFSVSFRISVGIAKERITPPSRTHASENTVIIIRSQRIAAYNEAIKGFEEGCKGKNISIKAIYDLKGDIEECKRVIQTIKSEELKPRLIFAVGVLAATLAKEQFTDIPMIFCMVINHERFNLEGANVTGISSEASLEDQFAILKEILGTQKNVGVIYDPTKTGKIISEATAVAERFEFNLIKTEVLSEKEVAAALKNSIKGIDALWIVPDGTVVTKDSLDAIFKKTLKNRLPTFCTSSAIVKAGALISISPDYRYTGLQAAQLAQTLLNAPTTTSLGVKQPDKLTLTLNTQTAEIIGINLSSIKSRDDIVLYP from the coding sequence ATGGTAAATCATGGGAAGACCATAGTGTTTTGGTCTGCACTCATATTTATTTTTTCCGTGTCATTCCGGATTTCTGTGGGAATTGCCAAAGAAAGAATCACGCCGCCATCCAGGACTCATGCCAGTGAAAATACCGTCATCATAATTCGAAGCCAGCGAATTGCGGCTTATAACGAGGCAATTAAGGGTTTCGAGGAAGGCTGTAAAGGGAAAAATATCTCCATAAAGGCAATCTATGATTTAAAAGGGGATATTGAAGAATGTAAAAGGGTTATTCAAACTATCAAAAGCGAAGAACTCAAACCCCGACTTATCTTCGCTGTGGGTGTACTGGCAGCAACCCTCGCAAAAGAGCAATTTACCGATATCCCCATGATATTTTGCATGGTTATTAATCATGAGCGCTTTAATTTAGAGGGGGCTAACGTCACCGGTATTTCTTCAGAGGCATCGTTAGAAGATCAGTTTGCCATTCTCAAAGAGATCCTTGGCACACAGAAGAACGTGGGGGTTATTTATGACCCAACAAAAACCGGGAAAATTATCTCAGAAGCGACTGCCGTGGCGGAGAGATTTGAATTCAATCTTATCAAAACAGAGGTCTTGTCCGAAAAAGAGGTTGCAGCTGCATTAAAAAATAGTATCAAGGGAATTGATGCATTGTGGATAGTGCCTGACGGCACGGTAGTTACAAAAGATTCACTCGATGCGATCTTCAAAAAAACCCTGAAAAATCGTCTGCCGACTTTTTGTACTTCAAGCGCAATTGTTAAGGCAGGCGCCCTGATTTCTATTTCTCCGGATTACCGATACACGGGTCTGCAGGCTGCCCAACTGGCACAAACGTTGTTAAATGCCCCGACGACAACCTCATTAGGTGTTAAACAACCAGATAAATTAACATTAACCTTAAATACCCAAACGGCTGAGATAATTGGGATAAATCTGTCATCGATTAAATCCCGTGATGATATAGTCTTGTATCCATGA